One segment of Fructilactobacillus hinvesii DNA contains the following:
- a CDS encoding MarR family winged helix-turn-helix transcriptional regulator, translating into MDKLIKKQQLAAKLFEFTVLQDLDNEQSERHLPAFKGQNKILVALSEEENISQKDLADRLGISVQSVAEFVAKLLKKGYITKKKSPQDGRIQLVKLTDKGRKEAEKSRFYIPPYLDDLSESEQAQLLKIIDKLNLSIKNNLRVSGIKNIGTKLRLNNLDKKIK; encoded by the coding sequence TTGGATAAACTAATCAAAAAACAACAACTAGCAGCCAAATTATTTGAATTTACGGTTCTCCAGGATTTAGATAACGAACAATCTGAACGCCATTTACCGGCCTTTAAGGGCCAAAATAAAATTTTAGTGGCACTAAGTGAAGAAGAAAATATTTCCCAAAAAGACCTGGCTGATCGGCTTGGAATTAGCGTACAATCAGTTGCTGAATTTGTGGCTAAACTACTAAAAAAGGGCTATATTACCAAGAAAAAATCTCCCCAGGATGGAAGGATTCAGCTAGTTAAATTAACTGACAAGGGCCGAAAGGAAGCCGAAAAAAGCCGATTTTACATCCCCCCTTATCTCGACGATTTAAGTGAGTCTGAACAAGCGCAATTGTTAAAAATTATCGATAAACTGAATCTTAGCATTAAAAATAATTTACGTGTTAGTGGGATTAAGAACATTGGGACTAAACTACGACTGAATAATTTAGATAAGAAAATAAAATAG
- a CDS encoding ATP-binding cassette domain-containing protein, whose product MENENAVTVEKLTKSFKGHKVVDQISFNIHRGEIFALLGPNGAGKTTTIKMLTTILKPTKGSIKIFGYDVETNAMKVRSLFGLTSQSTSLDEDLSAYENLMIFSRLNGLSRSAAKVRTNELLNEFDLVDSAKKTLNNFSGGMRRRLDLAISLIDRPQLIFLDEPTTGLDPRTRAQMWATIRTLVNAGSTILLTTQYLEEADQLANQVALIDHGKLVALGTPDKLKEQVGGLKLVLTFKKQTQAAEAKQLLESTVSVGKSSTKQTITIALENVADVTKILNRLAAKQLEVTKIDVQYPSLDDVFFALTFGKN is encoded by the coding sequence ATGGAAAATGAAAATGCAGTAACAGTTGAGAAACTAACCAAGTCCTTTAAAGGTCACAAAGTCGTAGATCAAATTTCTTTTAATATTCATCGGGGAGAAATCTTTGCCTTATTAGGTCCCAATGGAGCTGGGAAAACTACCACCATAAAAATGTTAACGACCATTTTAAAGCCAACGAAGGGTTCGATTAAAATATTTGGATATGATGTAGAAACTAATGCTATGAAAGTTAGATCGTTGTTTGGATTAACTAGCCAGTCAACGTCTTTAGACGAAGATCTTTCGGCTTATGAAAATTTAATGATTTTTAGCCGGTTAAACGGACTTTCTCGGAGTGCAGCTAAGGTTAGAACGAATGAGTTACTTAACGAGTTTGACCTAGTTGATTCTGCAAAGAAAACGCTGAACAATTTTTCTGGAGGAATGAGAAGAAGATTAGACTTGGCAATCAGTTTAATTGACCGTCCGCAGTTAATTTTTTTAGACGAACCGACTACAGGATTAGACCCTCGTACCAGGGCACAAATGTGGGCAACCATTCGCACTTTAGTTAATGCCGGCTCGACCATTCTCTTAACCACTCAATACCTAGAGGAAGCAGATCAATTGGCTAATCAGGTGGCACTCATCGATCACGGGAAATTGGTGGCGTTAGGAACACCGGACAAGCTCAAAGAGCAAGTCGGGGGACTAAAATTGGTGCTAACGTTTAAAAAGCAGACGCAAGCAGCGGAAGCCAAGCAGTTGCTTGAGTCCACGGTTAGTGTGGGTAAATCATCAACCAAGCAAACCATTACGATTGCGTTAGAAAACGTAGCTGACGTTACTAAAATTTTAAATCGATTAGCAGCCAAGCAACTGGAAGTTACCAAAATTGACGTTCAATATCCGTCATTAGATGATGTCTTTTTTGCGTTGACATTTGGAAAAAACTAG
- a CDS encoding ABC transporter permease produces the protein MQKQETKLVSNVITMTYRNLLKTFHNPDSLLDVVVQPVLFMVLFGYLFGGAIAGNVHDYLPIIVPGILMQALLSAASGSGTQISDDMNTGIYTRFKSLPISPLAPLAGQLLADIFRLLLAALAAIVTGYLMGWRPHSGFGWLIVVIMLDVFLGWALSWIFALYGLIAKSATMVESISLMTMLILIFLSNAFVPVQTLPRFMQFLVQINPVSYVISASRTILNDGFWPCDAWIVLGAGVLTVLVFSPLTAIVYNYKNNK, from the coding sequence ATGCAAAAGCAGGAAACTAAACTTGTTTCGAATGTTATTACGATGACTTACAGAAATCTATTGAAAACTTTTCACAATCCCGATTCTTTGTTAGACGTTGTTGTTCAACCAGTATTATTTATGGTGCTGTTTGGGTATCTATTTGGGGGAGCAATTGCAGGGAATGTTCACGACTACCTGCCAATCATTGTTCCAGGAATTTTGATGCAAGCGTTACTTTCCGCAGCATCAGGATCAGGGACCCAAATTAGTGATGACATGAATACGGGGATTTATACGCGTTTCAAATCACTTCCAATTTCCCCACTAGCACCATTAGCAGGGCAATTATTAGCAGATATTTTTCGATTGTTATTAGCGGCCCTTGCTGCGATAGTAACGGGATATTTAATGGGGTGGAGACCCCATTCCGGATTTGGGTGGTTAATTGTAGTGATCATGCTGGATGTTTTCCTTGGGTGGGCACTTAGTTGGATTTTTGCGCTATACGGCTTAATTGCCAAAAGTGCAACCATGGTCGAAAGTATCTCATTGATGACAATGTTGATCTTAATTTTTCTTTCCAATGCCTTTGTTCCTGTTCAAACACTACCACGCTTCATGCAATTTTTAGTCCAAATAAATCCTGTTTCATACGTAATTAGCGCTTCACGGACCATTCTTAATGATGGTTTTTGGCCCTGTGATGCGTGGATCGTTCTAGGAGCAGGAGTGTTGACCGTATTGGTCTTTTCACCACTGACAGCAATTGTTTATAATTACAAAAATAATAAATAA
- a CDS encoding transposase, translating to MESFKNLAKEKLSSDERKHIYMKNNLEVEPVFVRMKADFGVRRIHLRGRKAVENDLQTPPNESKSTKMFKLMTKITSQGKYKHTQTSFPQPLVIYYFCNYKQLLSVVKRPIRSTLLLLERSTHHRAKNHH from the coding sequence ATTGAATCCTTCAAAAATCTAGCTAAAGAAAAATTAAGTAGTGATGAAAGAAAGCATATTTATATGAAAAATAACCTAGAGGTAGAACCAGTTTTCGTTAGAATGAAAGCTGATTTTGGTGTGCGTCGAATCCACTTACGTGGGCGAAAAGCTGTTGAAAATGATTTGCAGACTCCTCCTAACGAGTCTAAATCTACGAAAATGTTTAAACTAATGACCAAAATAACCTCTCAGGGTAAGTATAAACACACACAAACTAGTTTCCCCCAACCACTTGTTATTTATTATTTTTGTAATTATAAACAATTGCTGTCAGTGGTGAAAAGACCAATACGGTCAACACTCCTGCTCCTAGAACGATCCACGCATCACAGGGCCAAAAACCATCATTAA
- a CDS encoding alpha/beta hydrolase — protein sequence MITTKDVSFKARDLGGLEIQGRLFFPENFDESQKHPAIVVNHPTTSDFNQTSGKIYATKLAQRGWLALAYDSPYQGRSEGEPHNSEIPYARTIGVMAAIDFLDTLSYVDPERIGAMGICGGGGYTLNAAKFDKRIKAVAGICPADVGTIYRETFGQNDQALIKSLEDMAKQRTAEAQGEPIKYIPALPASQEEREKAGINDIDIKQAIDYYLTPRGHDEFAPNQYVYSSVSMMINFDPAILAEKLATQPLEIIVGDVPGAFGSYRFGYEYYDKAAADDKELVVLPGVSHYDLYDQPEATDTAVAKLNDFFGNRL from the coding sequence ATGATTACAACAAAAGACGTTAGTTTTAAAGCCCGTGATCTTGGTGGATTAGAAATCCAAGGCCGCTTATTTTTCCCCGAAAATTTTGATGAAAGTCAAAAGCATCCAGCCATTGTCGTAAATCACCCAACGACGAGTGATTTTAACCAAACTTCTGGAAAAATTTACGCTACTAAATTAGCCCAAAGGGGTTGGTTAGCACTCGCTTACGATTCTCCTTACCAAGGCCGCAGCGAAGGAGAACCACATAACTCTGAAATTCCTTACGCTCGAACCATTGGTGTGATGGCTGCGATTGATTTCTTAGACACGCTCTCATATGTAGATCCAGAACGAATTGGAGCTATGGGAATTTGCGGTGGTGGTGGTTACACCTTGAATGCCGCTAAATTTGATAAGCGGATTAAAGCAGTGGCCGGCATTTGTCCTGCTGATGTGGGAACGATTTACCGGGAAACCTTTGGTCAAAATGATCAAGCTTTGATTAAAAGCTTAGAGGACATGGCTAAGCAACGAACTGCTGAAGCTCAAGGTGAACCAATTAAATATATTCCTGCTTTACCAGCTAGCCAAGAAGAACGGGAAAAAGCTGGAATTAATGATATTGACATTAAACAAGCCATTGATTACTACCTTACTCCTCGTGGTCATGATGAATTTGCACCTAATCAGTATGTTTACAGTAGCGTTTCTATGATGATTAATTTTGATCCAGCAATTTTGGCAGAAAAATTAGCTACGCAACCATTAGAAATTATTGTTGGAGACGTTCCGGGAGCCTTTGGTTCTTACCGGTTTGGTTACGAATATTATGATAAGGCTGCTGCTGATGATAAAGAATTAGTTGTCTTGCCAGGTGTAAGTCACTACGACCTTTATGATCAACCAGAAGCAACTGATACGGCTGTAGCAAAGCTAAATGATTTCTTTGGCAACCGGTTATAA
- a CDS encoding helix-turn-helix domain-containing protein has product MKLSEKIKQARMENNLTQQQLSDEINISRKTLSGWENDRSSPNVELLHDLAKCLNKDVLYFIEDQSEFNEGELATENSLILRRLVSIISLCLNVFFVLVILYVFFK; this is encoded by the coding sequence ATGAAATTATCAGAAAAAATTAAGCAGGCGCGGATGGAAAATAATCTAACCCAGCAGCAACTTTCTGACGAAATCAACATCTCCAGAAAAACTTTATCGGGCTGGGAGAATGACCGAAGTTCTCCCAACGTTGAATTACTTCATGATTTAGCCAAGTGCTTAAATAAAGATGTTTTATATTTTATTGAAGATCAGTCTGAATTTAATGAAGGAGAACTGGCGACTGAAAATTCACTAATTTTAAGAAGATTGGTGAGCATCATTTCTCTTTGTTTGAATGTCTTCTTTGTCTTGGTAATCTTGTACGTCTTCTTTAAATAG
- a CDS encoding zinc-binding alcohol dehydrogenase family protein codes for MTELMNAIGYTHYLPIDNPESLFEFQTAIPTLNDHDLLVQVDAVSVNPVDIFTRKGQSSTLNEPKIIGYDAVGTVVKTGSNVSLFNVGDRVFYAGAYNRPGSNSEYQAVDERIVGHAPQQLTTAEAAAMPLTSLTAWESLFEQMNIDRNHHEANAQQSILIINGAGGVGSVATQLAHLAGLQVIATAGTPQTKDWTLQHGADYTVDYHQNLVEQVHQLGFETVNYVLELQNLDHYWDDISQLIAPLGTIVSTTGSGKDLNFQPLKRKMVRFGWEWMYTKSWYQTPNLITQHEILDQVSQLLDQGQLQSTLTKTFSPINAENLRAATKLVESHQMMGKVVVEN; via the coding sequence ATGACAGAACTTATGAATGCCATCGGCTACACCCACTACTTACCCATCGATAATCCCGAGAGTCTCTTTGAATTTCAAACAGCCATTCCAACGCTTAATGACCATGATTTACTGGTCCAAGTAGACGCCGTATCGGTCAATCCGGTTGATATTTTTACCCGTAAAGGGCAATCATCGACTCTAAATGAACCAAAAATCATCGGCTACGATGCGGTCGGAACTGTGGTTAAAACGGGATCAAACGTGAGCTTATTCAATGTTGGTGACCGCGTCTTTTATGCGGGAGCTTACAATCGGCCTGGTAGCAACAGCGAATACCAAGCCGTTGATGAACGCATTGTCGGTCATGCTCCGCAGCAACTAACTACCGCTGAAGCAGCCGCCATGCCCCTCACGAGTCTCACTGCTTGGGAATCACTATTTGAGCAAATGAACATTGACCGGAACCATCACGAAGCCAATGCCCAACAATCGATTTTAATCATCAACGGCGCTGGGGGCGTCGGGTCTGTAGCCACCCAGTTAGCCCACTTAGCCGGACTGCAAGTCATTGCCACCGCCGGAACTCCGCAAACCAAGGATTGGACGCTGCAGCACGGCGCCGATTACACGGTTGATTACCATCAAAATCTGGTGGAACAAGTGCATCAGCTGGGCTTTGAAACGGTTAACTACGTCCTCGAACTCCAAAATCTGGATCACTATTGGGATGACATTAGTCAGTTAATCGCTCCGCTTGGAACCATTGTTTCGACGACTGGGAGTGGCAAAGATCTCAACTTTCAACCGTTGAAACGGAAGATGGTCCGCTTTGGTTGGGAATGGATGTACACCAAGTCGTGGTATCAAACCCCGAACTTGATTACCCAACACGAAATTCTTGACCAAGTCAGCCAGCTTTTAGATCAAGGCCAGTTACAGTCCACGTTGACTAAAACGTTCAGCCCTATCAACGCCGAAAACTTACGGGCGGCCACTAAGTTAGTGGAGAGCCACCAAATGATGGGAAAAGTGGTTGTGGAAAATTAA
- a CDS encoding GNAT family N-acetyltransferase yields MFQVQHLQDMNPVTVYQILRARSQVFVEEQKIDYCDPDDQDLTALHLFEQSDQGEVIAYARVFRDGDHVTFGRVLTSAAVCGTGKGRELLTAILKLCQTRFPGLPIVINAQMQAVGYYEKQGFVIEGEPFLEVEFPHVRMRYRHRLVDC; encoded by the coding sequence ATGTTTCAAGTTCAGCACCTCCAAGACATGAATCCAGTGACCGTCTACCAAATTTTGCGGGCTCGCTCCCAAGTCTTTGTTGAGGAACAAAAAATTGATTATTGTGATCCGGATGACCAGGATTTAACGGCCTTACATTTGTTTGAGCAGTCGGACCAGGGGGAAGTAATTGCCTATGCTCGGGTATTTCGGGATGGAGACCACGTGACCTTTGGCCGAGTACTTACAAGTGCTGCAGTTTGCGGAACTGGGAAAGGGCGCGAATTGTTAACCGCCATTCTCAAACTATGCCAAACTCGATTTCCTGGGTTACCAATTGTGATTAACGCGCAAATGCAGGCAGTTGGTTACTACGAAAAACAGGGATTCGTAATTGAAGGCGAGCCGTTTTTAGAAGTTGAGTTTCCGCACGTGCGGATGAGGTATCGGCATCGATTAGTAGATTGCTAA
- a CDS encoding o-succinylbenzoate--CoA ligase codes for MDNWLQKRTQLTPKRLALSFHDQHWSFQELQRQVNGLCARLQPRLVKPGRVAILGNNTPALYMGILALQQLGEPIVCLNKHLTIPELQYQIKDAQVQTVLTTQEFLPQLQAAAAVKLLALDQLEWQPQADWTAQPTDLDALASIMYTSGTTGRPKGVCQSYRNHWTSAMGAELNLPVTKSDCWICAVPLYHISGLSIVMRSLLYGMPVRLYEHFDPQAITQDLVHGQGTIISVVPYMLKKLLAAKHEPYSDNFGYMLLGGGAIDQATLDQCEQKHIPVIQSYGMTETASQVVALNPADAQRKLGSVGKPLFPVSLKIANVSRPGEIGEILLKGDNLTPGYLNQPQRLAEKTTASGWFRTGDLGYVDDEGFLYVKSRLTELIISGGENIYPHEVEQVLNQLPGVQESSVVGKTDATWGSIPVAFLVTDQVWNLAEVQEFLTGKLAKYKFPKELHLVDHLPKTANGKLQRVELVKWLKKHE; via the coding sequence ATGGATAATTGGTTACAAAAACGAACCCAACTAACGCCCAAACGGCTGGCGCTCTCTTTTCACGACCAGCACTGGAGCTTTCAAGAACTGCAACGACAAGTTAATGGTCTCTGTGCCCGCTTACAACCGCGGTTAGTAAAACCAGGGCGCGTTGCCATCCTAGGTAACAACACCCCTGCGTTATACATGGGGATCCTGGCGCTGCAGCAACTCGGTGAACCAATTGTGTGTCTCAATAAGCATCTAACGATTCCCGAACTACAGTATCAAATCAAAGATGCCCAGGTGCAGACCGTTTTAACCACCCAGGAATTTCTGCCACAATTACAGGCTGCGGCCGCTGTGAAACTCCTGGCTCTCGATCAGCTGGAATGGCAGCCGCAAGCTGACTGGACGGCCCAACCAACCGATCTGGATGCGTTAGCTAGCATTATGTACACGTCAGGAACGACCGGACGCCCCAAGGGAGTTTGTCAAAGTTACCGCAACCACTGGACGAGTGCGATGGGGGCTGAATTAAACTTGCCAGTCACAAAATCCGATTGCTGGATTTGTGCCGTCCCGTTGTACCATATCAGTGGTCTTTCGATTGTAATGCGGAGCCTGTTGTACGGCATGCCAGTGCGGTTATACGAACACTTTGATCCCCAGGCCATCACGCAGGATTTGGTGCACGGTCAAGGAACCATCATTTCGGTGGTGCCTTACATGCTCAAAAAGTTATTGGCTGCAAAACACGAACCTTACTCTGATAACTTTGGCTACATGCTCTTAGGGGGTGGCGCAATTGATCAGGCCACGCTGGATCAATGTGAGCAAAAACACATCCCGGTGATTCAATCCTACGGGATGACGGAAACGGCCTCGCAGGTCGTAGCGCTCAATCCAGCTGATGCCCAACGAAAGCTAGGCTCGGTGGGCAAACCGCTCTTTCCGGTTAGTCTTAAGATTGCGAATGTGAGTCGCCCTGGCGAAATCGGTGAAATCCTGCTCAAAGGCGATAATCTGACCCCGGGTTACTTGAACCAACCGCAACGACTGGCGGAGAAAACAACGGCATCTGGTTGGTTTCGGACCGGTGATCTCGGCTACGTCGACGATGAAGGCTTTTTGTACGTCAAAAGTCGACTCACCGAACTCATTATTTCCGGAGGCGAAAACATTTATCCCCACGAAGTTGAGCAGGTGTTGAATCAACTACCTGGTGTGCAAGAAAGTTCCGTCGTGGGTAAAACCGATGCCACTTGGGGCTCCATCCCAGTCGCTTTTTTAGTGACGGACCAGGTTTGGAATCTGGCAGAAGTCCAGGAATTTCTCACCGGCAAACTGGCTAAGTACAAGTTCCCCAAAGAACTTCACTTGGTTGACCACCTGCCTAAGACTGCGAACGGAAAGTTACAACGAGTGGAATTGGTAAAGTGGTTGAAAAAGCATGAATAA
- the menB gene encoding 1,4-dihydroxy-2-naphthoyl-CoA synthase: MTTTWETIPNQYQDILFERCDKVAKITINRPEKRNAFTPQTVNEMIDAFAQCRDDETIGVIILTGQGDLAFCSGGDQGVRGNGGYVGSDHIPRLNVLDLQHLIRVIPKPVIAMVRGWSVGGGNVLQLVCDLTIAADNAKFAQSGPKVGSFDGGYGSGLLADTIGIKRAKEVWFTCKTYTADEAFQMGWINKVVPLADVEQETLDWCDVLLQRSPMALRLIKASMNAATDGLAGIQQLAGDSTLLYYTSDEAKEGRDAFLEKRKPNFDQFPKFP; the protein is encoded by the coding sequence ATGACAACTACCTGGGAAACAATTCCAAATCAATACCAAGATATCCTGTTTGAACGCTGTGATAAGGTTGCTAAAATTACCATTAACCGACCCGAAAAACGGAATGCTTTTACCCCGCAAACCGTCAATGAAATGATTGATGCCTTCGCCCAATGCCGCGACGACGAAACCATCGGCGTGATTATTTTAACCGGTCAAGGTGACCTGGCCTTTTGTTCCGGTGGCGATCAGGGTGTCCGGGGCAACGGCGGTTACGTCGGTAGTGACCACATTCCCCGCTTAAACGTCCTCGACCTACAACACCTGATCCGGGTGATTCCGAAGCCCGTGATTGCCATGGTGCGGGGTTGGTCCGTCGGCGGAGGAAACGTCCTCCAACTCGTCTGCGACCTAACAATTGCTGCTGACAACGCCAAGTTTGCCCAATCTGGGCCAAAAGTTGGTAGTTTTGACGGTGGTTATGGCTCGGGATTACTGGCCGACACAATTGGGATCAAACGGGCCAAGGAAGTTTGGTTCACGTGCAAGACCTATACTGCCGACGAAGCCTTTCAAATGGGCTGGATTAACAAAGTTGTGCCGTTAGCCGACGTGGAACAAGAAACCCTCGACTGGTGTGACGTGCTCTTACAACGTTCACCAATGGCACTCCGGTTAATCAAAGCTTCTATGAACGCTGCCACTGATGGTTTAGCCGGAATTCAACAACTAGCTGGTGATTCCACCCTTCTCTACTACACCAGTGATGAAGCTAAGGAAGGGCGCGACGCCTTTTTGGAAAAACGAAAACCAAACTTTGACCAATTCCCGAAATTTCCTTAG
- a CDS encoding PaaI family thioesterase, whose amino-acid sequence MNLLELLNIQTELVTPERVVLTLNVTEREQQPYGLMHGGMSCVLAETAASIGANQQLRSDEAAVGVNIETHHLASVRTGLVTATATPVQRGHRLQVWQVNIKHADQLVSTSTVTLTKHPLVGH is encoded by the coding sequence GTGAATTTACTTGAACTATTGAACATTCAAACCGAGCTCGTAACGCCCGAGCGGGTGGTGTTGACCTTAAATGTGACCGAACGGGAGCAACAACCTTACGGCTTGATGCATGGCGGGATGAGCTGTGTGTTAGCGGAAACAGCTGCCAGTATCGGAGCTAATCAACAATTAAGGTCTGACGAAGCTGCCGTGGGCGTTAACATTGAAACCCATCACTTAGCCTCGGTTCGTACGGGACTGGTCACCGCGACAGCGACTCCCGTACAACGGGGTCATCGTCTTCAAGTTTGGCAGGTGAACATCAAGCACGCCGACCAGTTGGTTAGCACCAGCACCGTTACGCTCACCAAGCATCCGTTAGTAGGCCATTAG
- a CDS encoding energy-coupling factor transporter transmembrane component T family protein has translation MNPALKLLLIVLIAFEISLIPNLTINLALIIVCLGYLIWKQGRQLKTVGTFSLIALLPALGIFFSQVYYGTNGLYMGSVLFTRLYAYVYLGLSFSLTTPMLRLAQALEQNAHVPSKFVYGVLAAINLVPRFQQELKVIRASGNMRGQVLHPWGPTIYFKALVVALGWSNHLARAMESQGFVEDQPRTFANPIRITKRDWLVLLGALVLVQLVLFLAPA, from the coding sequence ATGAATCCCGCCCTAAAATTACTATTAATCGTTTTAATCGCCTTTGAAATTTCACTAATCCCCAATTTAACCATTAATCTGGCGTTAATCATCGTCTGCCTTGGCTACCTCATCTGGAAACAAGGACGCCAGCTCAAAACGGTGGGCACGTTCAGTTTAATTGCTTTGTTACCCGCCCTTGGAATCTTCTTTTCCCAGGTGTACTACGGCACCAACGGTTTGTACATGGGTAGCGTCCTCTTCACCAGACTCTACGCCTACGTGTATCTTGGGCTAAGCTTTTCACTAACAACACCCATGCTCCGCTTAGCACAAGCCCTGGAACAAAATGCCCACGTGCCGTCCAAATTTGTCTACGGGGTGCTTGCGGCCATCAACCTCGTCCCTCGGTTTCAACAGGAACTAAAAGTGATCCGGGCCAGCGGTAACATGCGGGGGCAAGTTTTGCATCCGTGGGGACCCACGATTTACTTCAAGGCGCTAGTTGTCGCCCTTGGCTGGTCTAATCACCTCGCCCGCGCCATGGAATCACAGGGCTTTGTGGAGGATCAACCCCGGACCTTTGCCAATCCCATCCGAATCACAAAAAGAGACTGGCTGGTTTTACTTGGTGCCCTCGTGCTCGTCCAACTGGTGCTCTTTCTCGCCCCGGCCTAG
- a CDS encoding ABC transporter ATP-binding protein: MEAAVTLQHFSFKYPNQPEPLFHDVQLEIPTGQFWLLSGPSGCGKSTLLELMAGLSTQEYQGTITLNQQPLDQLPAEDRSKLVSLMLQDPNQQFVMQTVAGELQFALENQQTDPELIPDRIHAALDFCQIGHLADRQVLSLSGGEKQKAILATMVALDPAIFLLDEPFASIDPQSKRDILRKLQQLQNERGKTIIVSDHDLTGYQDLVDHVVTVEPGTHELQLLSPAAQAELFANRQQPAQRFTLPSTDSGLFQLQDYQISYEATTLLSVPSLRIPAGCTLLTGPSGSGKSTLLKSLSKLQKYAGTIDLNHHNIQKIKNKRYYDQLGLVFQSAPDQLLRVTVAEELELSLQTSQCSTWNKESIQHALAQLQLTGHEQQSVYTLSGGQQKKLQILVMLIRNPKILLLDEPFAGLDQDSVVTVQKLLKQQYQGPDHLLLVISHQRFATPGFYEYHLHLADHTFTYQEAH; the protein is encoded by the coding sequence ATGGAAGCAGCAGTCACACTGCAACATTTTAGTTTTAAATACCCGAATCAACCAGAACCTTTGTTTCACGACGTTCAGTTAGAAATTCCCACCGGTCAATTTTGGCTGTTAAGTGGCCCATCTGGATGTGGTAAATCAACCCTATTGGAATTGATGGCTGGGTTAAGCACCCAGGAATATCAAGGGACAATTACCCTCAACCAACAACCTCTCGACCAATTACCGGCTGAGGACCGTTCTAAACTAGTGAGCTTGATGCTCCAAGATCCCAACCAACAGTTTGTGATGCAAACGGTCGCTGGCGAGCTCCAATTTGCTTTGGAAAATCAGCAAACTGATCCAGAGCTCATCCCCGATCGCATTCACGCTGCCTTAGATTTTTGTCAAATCGGCCATCTCGCCGACCGGCAGGTGCTCTCCCTTTCTGGGGGGGAAAAACAAAAGGCCATTTTAGCCACCATGGTTGCGCTTGATCCGGCCATTTTTCTGCTGGACGAACCGTTTGCAAGCATTGATCCGCAATCTAAACGAGACATCCTGCGCAAACTCCAGCAACTGCAAAACGAACGGGGCAAAACCATCATTGTTTCCGATCATGATTTAACCGGTTATCAGGATCTGGTAGACCACGTTGTCACCGTAGAACCCGGAACTCACGAGCTCCAACTCCTATCTCCAGCTGCCCAGGCTGAATTATTTGCAAACCGGCAGCAACCAGCGCAACGTTTTACGCTTCCTTCGACTGATAGTGGCCTGTTTCAACTCCAGGACTATCAAATTAGTTATGAAGCCACTACATTGCTGTCGGTACCATCCCTTCGAATTCCAGCGGGCTGCACGTTACTAACTGGTCCCAGTGGGAGCGGGAAATCCACTCTTTTAAAGAGTCTCAGCAAGCTCCAAAAGTACGCCGGGACCATTGACCTGAACCACCACAACATTCAAAAAATCAAAAACAAACGTTACTACGACCAGTTGGGACTGGTTTTTCAATCAGCCCCTGATCAATTGTTACGGGTCACCGTCGCCGAAGAATTAGAATTATCCCTTCAAACTAGCCAGTGTTCCACGTGGAACAAAGAATCAATTCAGCACGCATTAGCACAATTACAGCTGACGGGCCACGAGCAACAAAGTGTTTACACCTTAAGTGGCGGACAGCAAAAGAAACTCCAAATCCTGGTGATGTTAATTCGCAACCCAAAAATTTTACTCCTAGACGAGCCCTTTGCTGGATTGGATCAGGATTCGGTGGTCACCGTGCAGAAACTACTAAAACAACAGTACCAAGGTCCTGATCACCTATTGTTAGTCATTAGCCACCAGCGCTTTGCTACGCCCGGCTTCTATGAATATCACCTCCACCTTGCCGATCACACGTTTACCTATCAGGAGGCTCACTAA